The DNA region AGGGGGCCTTGTGACTTACCGCTGCAGAGTTGTCTGTGTTTGGGAGCACACACGCTTGGACTCCTGTGAAATGAGTCCCAGCCGTATCTCAATCCACTAAAGGCCTGATCCTTGAGCACAAAGGTGCTTACTTCCTCCCCTGTCTTTACACACGGCAATCCCATCTCCAGAGAATTTCAGGTCTCTCATTGCTAAGCAACAGGATCACTCTGTATCCCCTAGAGTGAGCCTTCATCTTCAAGTCCAAATCACTTGCAGGAACAGAGATGTTATCAGGAGTTTTCTGCCGCTTTCGGAGGCTGCTGTCAGCATGTGATGTGATGGAATAAGCCCAAAAGGTCTCCAGAAACCCGCATCCCTTTCAGATGATTGTAAGGGCTGTCTGCTCAGTTATCTGTTAAATGAACTAGTCGATGCTTTTGGATTGCAGCCTCGTCCTTGAGGGCTGTCATATTCCTCCACAGTGCATTCGTGTGAAACGTTCTCTGACATGTCCGAGTTCTTAAAGCTTCATGGCAAACCTGGAAGTTAGAAAAGTCTTTCTTCTGCTGTATCACCAGGGACCCCAGCAAGTAGAGAAGGCAAATGAAGAGCATAAGAAGAGACAGGTGGATCTGTAAAGTAGAATATTCTAGATTTCTGGCCAAAAATAGGGGAACAGGAATCTGAGACTTtgggtgaggggaagggataattagggatGGATGGatatgtgcacactgctatatttaaaatggacaaccaacaaaAACCTGCTGtccagctcagggaactctgctcaatgtcctgtggcagcctggatgggaggggagttgggagGAGAAtggacacgtgtgtgtgtgtctgagtcccttcactgctcacctgaaactgtcacaacattgtcaatcagctgtaagccaatataaaatttaaaagttaaaaaaaaaaaccactgtcaTGAACAACTATCACTTCTGTGTTTAGCGACGTCACGTTTTTaagtaatataagaaaatattttcgttctatttttttcagctcagttcagttcagttcagtctctcagtcatgtccgactctttgcgaccccataaatcacagcacgccaggcctccctgtccatcaacaactcccggagtttactcaaactcatgtccatcgagtcagtgatgccatccagccatctcatcctctgtcatccccttctcctcctgcccccaatccctcccagcatcagggtcttttccaatgagtcagctcttcgcatcaggtggccaaagtactggagtttcagcttcagcatcagtccttccaatgaacacccaggactgatctccttcaggatggactggttggatctccttgcagtccaagggactctcaagagtcttctccaacaccacagttcaaaagcatcaattcttcagtgctcagctttctttatagtccaactctcacatccatacacgaccactggaaaaaccacagccttgaccagatggacctttagggctacacagagaaatgaaaaccccAGTAATTCAGCATAAAGGACATTTATGtatatctttctctgtttctagCTAGGAACTGTTGCATTAAAGAGTGGAACCCTTTCCTAATGAACTTCTTTTGTAATAAaagatctctctcttttttgcagGACCTGTTCCCTGGATGTCAGCTGAGTTACTAAAGTGACTCTGCATGTCAAGAGACAGACCTTGGTAGCCAGAACCTCAAGGCTCCTGGAGACCCCGTCCCtccttctttttttgtgtgtgtgggtccTCACTGAACATTCAAACCTGTTTCTCCAAAGGGTTTTGCAAAAACTCAGACTGTTTCCCAAAGCAGAAGCGCTGGCGTCGGCAGCAGAAGCGATGGGCAGCGTGCGCACGAACCGCTACAGCATCGTCTCTTCGGAGGAGGACGGCATGAAGCTGGCCACGCTGGCGGTGGCCAATGGCTTCGGGAACGGCAAGAGCAAGGTCCACACGCGGCAGCAGTGCAGGAGTCGCTTCGTGAAGAAGGACGGACACTGCAACGTGCAGTTCATCAACGTGGGCGAGAAGGGCCAGCGGTACCTGGCCGACATCTTCACCACGTGCGTGGACATCCGCTGGCGCTGGATGCTGGTCATCTTCTGCCTGGCTTTCGTGCTCTCCTGGCTCTTCTTCGGCTGTGTGTTTTGGCTGATTGCGCTGCTCCACGGGGACCTGGATGCGTCCAAGGAGAGCAAAGCCTGCGTGTCCGAGGTCAACAGCTTCACGGCCGCCTTCCTTTTCTCCATCGAGACGCAGACCACCATCGGCTACGGCTTCCGCTGTGTCACAGACGAGTGCCCCGTGGCCGTCTTCATGGTGGTCTTCCAGTCCATCGTGGGCTGCATCATCGACGCCTTCATCATCGGCGCGGTAATGGCCAAGATGGCCAAGCCCAAGAAGAGAAACGAGACGCTGGTCTTCAGCCACAATGCCGTGATCGCCATGAGGGACGGCAAGCTCTGCCTCATGTGGCGGGTGGGCAACCTCCGGAAGAGCCACTTGGTGGAAGCGCACGTGCGCGCACAGCTCCTCAAGTCCAGAATCACCTCCGAGGGGGAGTACATCCCCCTGGATCAGATAGACATCAATGTGGGCTTCGACAGCGGCATCGACCGCATATTTCTGGTGTCTCCCATCACCATCGTCCACGAGATCGATGAGGACAGCCCTCTGTATGATCTGAGCAAGCAGGACATCGACAATGCAGATTTTGAGATCGTGGTCATCCTCGAGGGGATGGTGGAGGCCACGGCCATGACCACGCAGTGCCGGAGCTCGTACCTGGCCAACGAGATCCTCTGGGGTCACCGCTACGAGCCGGTCCTCTTCGAGGAGAAACACTACTACAAAGTGGACTACTCCAGGTTCCACAAGACTTACGAAGTCCCCAACACGCCCCTGTGCAGTGCTAGGGACTTGGCGGAGAAGAAATACATCCTGTCGAACGCTAACTCGTTTTGCTATGAAAATGAGGTCGCCCTCACAAGCAAAGAGGAAGACGACAGTGAAAACGGGGTTCCCGAGAGCACAAGCACAGACACGCCCCCGGACATAGACCTGCACAACCAGGCCAGTGTACCTCTAGAGCCCAGGCCGCTACGGCGGGAGTCGGAGATATGACTGAGTCCTCCTGGGGAGTGGTTCCTTTGAAACACGGTCTGTTGGTCAGAGGCCCAAAACAGTTATGCAGACGACGGTACCAGGGCCAGGTGGTTTGAGGCAAGtgaccacagggacaggggcgAGCACGGTGGTTTTAGAGAAAGACTGTAAGCCCGAAGATGAACCTAAAGCACTAAACAGGCCTCCCCGTGACCCGAAGGCACATAACACGTTGTAGAATAAGTTATGgggtgtttgtgtttgtgttttgtgttttgaaCCAAACTTGAACTTGCAGGCAAGCCTTGGTTGGTGGGGTGTTTGACTTCTCCAGAACGCTTCTCTCTAGGGAAcaagaatgtttttaaatggcatcacatttttcaatgttttaaaggCAAGACTCTGCCTTAACTTTTGAAAAGCTGCTAACTACACCAACACACGTTGTATTGTTGcagtgtagttttttttttttttcctcttgtgtgtaatttaaaaagtcagtgtTGAACTTTGTTGAAAGCTCATGATGTGCGCTTCAAAGTGGCAAGTATTTGGCTATTAGCTGCCAAACGAGAGCCTGATTTTTTGAGGCCAGTAATTTGTTTGCTAGGAttgattctctctctccctcttgtgctctctgtctgtctctctctggttACATAAGGGCATTATGTAACACTAGCCAAATGGTAGCCTCCGGGTTgttgttaatgttttatttttttttttcccaccaagaTGTTAATGGGTTATCTCAAATTTTAAGTTAGACTACCTAAAATAAATACCAAAGATAATGCACATTTTTGCACAGTGGAGCTTACactaaaagggaaagaaagcccCATGGCTGCCTTGAAATCAAGAGACAAGAACTTTGAACCTCAGCGAGACCTTGAACTACCCTCTCCTTTTGCACCTTATTCAGAAAATAGAACATCACACACACAGTTGAGTGAAGTGTggtgcttttaattttttgttctttcatgTAACTTTCATGTCGTCGGAAGAAGACAGGGGAAAgtaaaattcacacacacacacacacacacacacacacacacacacgaaaggtATAAGCAACTTTCCTTTCCTTCGAGGTGGTGCTGGCCAGGCGAATGCATACTTTGAGAGATGATGATGAccccttagatttttttttttcctggattttcCCATGTTTTGCACATTCCAAAATTTATCCCAGAAGATAAGACCTAGGTTGACATGAGTTGGCATCCTCCACGCTGAGCCATCCAACTTGAAAGATCAGTAGGTTTAAACCTTAGGGCTGAATTCCTCACCCTGATGGTGGGTGCATCTCTGACTTGACTTCATTTTCTAAAAGATGCCACGCCTGGCCCATGGGCTGGTTCTTCCCATTAGACTGTTTGGGCCAAGTCCTTCAACATCTGAGAGGGTTGTGAATGCCCCAGTGAGAAGGTAGCAAGACGTGGAAGAGCCATTTTGATGTAGCTCATCAACTCAAGTCTTTAGGAGGAAGGGgaacattgctttttttttttaatgatagagaGCAGGAATGAAAATGTCTCAGTATTTTAGGGTCAACAAGGGCCATAACAGCGTCACAAGTAAAGGAGATGATGATCTAAAAGTGtccttcccccccccacccccggtggATCCACACTCGTCTTTGAATCCGGGTGGATCCCTTTTGTCTGTGGAGACCTGGAGCCTGTTACTTGGGGCACATCATTTCCCAGAAGCTTCTCCTGCCTGGCTGCCTGCCTCACTAGGAacattttgtttggtttggttttccgCTCTAGCTTGATATGACGGAACTCTGTTTTGGTTTAAGGTTCCTTATTTGTGAATTCTGgggtcactgatttttttttttctctttcaatggGAGTCTCAAAATCAACTCTCTTTGCGGTATTACACCCCTGTATGCCATTAAAAAACAGCTTGTTCTAGAATCCTGTGTTTCATCAGCCCGTGTCTGGGATGGTCTCTGGTTCCTGACCAGCCATATCTGCATGGGGTGCCTGCAGTCACAGCACAGTCTCTGCTCTTGTCCGCCTTTCGAGTCGGTGGGTTTGAACCCTGTGCAGTTATTTGCATGGAAATCAGGTTAGAGCTATCAGGCGAGGGGATGACATTTGAAGGCCAGACTTACAGGCCGATGGGGGAAGTTGTGTAGAGAGCTGGAGGACTTGGGGTGGAGTGGACACAGCATGTACAGTCTTCTGTACACGGCGACCGTCCTACCATTGACAGGGAGAGGGTGTTGAGGGTTTCAGCTGCTGCTATTCCGATATTTTTGCAAAGGACAATAATCAAACCAAAGAGTATTCCGTGATCTGTAAATTACATGAAGATACAGTGGAGGATGGGGGTGACCACGGCAAAGGCACCCTCTCGTCACACAGTGCCGCCACTTAAAAAGACTTGAGGTGTTTGCAacgggggtgggtggaggggggcaAGAACGAGGGAGGGAACTCTTGCAACTTctttctgaaaaagagaaaaaaaattaaaatttctggtgcacaggtttgtttttttttttttcaagaaaattttgcAGAAGCTAtgtttttaaagtgtacattttataaagtttatcagatattttcatatttaaagccAAATGTAAATAGAAGTCTGTAAGGGGAAGAAAATTGCCATAGAAAGTATAATTTCAGTGCAGCAATTTCTGAGAGCTAGTACCTATATGCTACCGGTTAGCATGGTTTTAGCAAATATCTACCAGCCTTATAAGGTTTGTCTTGCTATGTTCTCCTGTTATTTATTTCAGCATGGACTGTTCATTTGAAAACTTTTTCTAGTTATTAGTATTTTAACAGTTACAAGCTTTAAATGGcaatttttgtgggttttttttttttttttttgtcaagagCCAAGACACAGTAATGcacaatgttttttctttttgtttttgtttttttttttttgtttgtttgtttgtttgttttttgctgcaTTTTACCTTCAAAACCTTGGTCTTTACTGCCTGGGTCTCCTTACTTAGTGCACACGTGTCGTGGGAACGCAGACTGAAGAAACTCACAGAGTATCTGGGGTCTGTTGCCAGATTCATGTTGCTTCTCTGTTGCAAGCAAACCCCCACTGAGTTTATTTAGGAATTATCCCCTTTTGAAGAATCTGTGCCGGTAACTGGATGGGCTTTATATTTTTGGGAGGAGGTTTAGATTCCTGGTtatcctatttttaaataaaaggtagACAAAGTGAATTCTATTTTGATTATTGAGAAAGGAATATTAATAGTTTTCTATCCCTCTAAGATTATACTTGAATCAGACATTTTAAGGATGTCACCATAACTCTGAAGTCATTTCCAAATTCTTGATGACAGTTTGTtcagtttgttttacttttttttaaattctatcagTGCATtattcctcccttcccttcctttcttccctgtcAACTCCCATCTCAAACCTTGATGTTTATTCAGTGCATTTTGTCCCCTGAATCTTGTTaccctgaccaaaaaaaaaaaaaagtgtcagttcATATTTGATGATAAGCCACACAGTAAAAGCAAAAAGCTTGTTCTGAGAAGCAGAGTGGATTTTTTTCACTCTGTATCTAGTAAAGTTaaggtttaagaaaaaaaaaaagtgttgcctCGTCCCTTGCTCCCAACTAGAATCCCTTTTCTAGTTACGTTGGGTTTCAAGCTCTGGGCTGCAGCCTTTGACAATCCTGAGTTATTATCTTCCCGTTTCCTGTCTTTTTGTATCTGAAGTCTTCCTAATGTACTGCACAAACCATGGattgtacatatttttatatattatgtcttattttattatttctaaataaaaagttaaaaattgaaaacaaatcaGTGCAAGAAATTTTTGGGCTGTCTGTGTGACTCCTGTAGCATCTCAGATAGAAACCAAAGGTTCCCAAATGAGAGGACATAAACCCGGATAGGTGGGAAGAATGGGACCGTCGAAATCTCCAGAACAGGCGTGGTGCAGGGGCAGGTTACCTTAATCCCAGTAGGAGGAAGTCAGCCTCGGATTTTGTTTGTGGACAGAATGCCCcaggtggagaggagagagaagcaaCCAAAAACAGCAGGGACTATTGAATAGAAGGCTTAGACCTTAAGTCTCTGTGTAATGATAAAAGTTACTCTGTTGAGCTTAACTCTGTGTAGGGTTCAGCTTTATATTAGCTCATTTCCCCAAAACCAAATCAGGTTATTATATTCTCGTATAATAAATCAGAGCAGGCAAACACGTCCCATGAAAGGCCAGATACTAAACATCTTTGGCTTTGTGAAACAGTTCTTTGTCTCAACCATGCAGCTCTGCCCTCATActacaaaagcagccacagataatatggaaaaaaaaaggtgcaGCTGTGTGACAATAGAACTTCACTTATAACTACAGGCGGTGGGCCAGACTCGGCCCATGGCCTATACTTTATTGACCTctgttacagatgaagaaaccaaggctggATTTTAAAGCTAATGAATCACTGAGCTGATACTCAAATGCAGGTTTTATCTGCCTCTAAATTTCATTTAATCCACTAAGCTCGATGGTGTTTTCGAGTACATAGTTACCAAGGATATGTGGGTCTCAGAGAAAACATCAATTCCCCTGGCAGATTTTGAATAGCTTAACTGTTTTTCACCAGTGGAAACACTGAGGAAAATCTCCATTCTGAAATATGGGTTGCTCCTTAAAATTTTCCCTTTAATAAATACTCGATATTTTTcctattaacaaatatttttccttcaataAAGTCCTTACTGTGATTCAAAATGGTTGTAAGCTCTTCATGAGTATTAAATAATTTGATCTTAGTGGAGTCTGCACTGTTATTGTCCTTGTTTAATAAATGAGGCTCCTAAGGCTCGGGGAAGTTGAGCGTCTTGTGTGAGCACACACCGCTGCTAGGAATTAGAGCTGAGATTTAGACCGAAGACGTTTAACTCGCCGCGACgcggatgggcctagagatgatgATACTCGGTGAAGTGAGccggaaagagaaagacaaacaccctagacgtcacttacatgtggaatctaagagaTGACGCAAACGGACGTAGCTGtgaaacaaactcacagagatcagacttgtggttgccagggggcagtgctggggcctgggggcctgggcGGTGGGGTTAGCGGGTGCAAACTGTTACCTAAAGGATGCTGCTCGATGACACAGGGGAGTGTACTCAGCACCCTGAGAGAAACCGTGATGgaaaagatatgaagaagaatatGTGTAttcttatattcatatatatatatatgaagtatagttgatttgtaatgtcgtgctaatttctgctgcatagcagagtgattcagttatacacacacatgtagatcaactgtacttcaactgaagaacaacagagGCTGTTGATCTGGGCTTTCTCCTCACTACTCTCTGCTTTCCATTTGGAGGTATCCTTGGCAAGTTTCAGCGTTTTGACTCAGGCCTCTGCTTCTCCGTTGTTGTTCTCTTAGGTGGTGGAAGCACATGCCTTTTGTCTTCATAGAGCGCGTGAACACAGgattccccaccccctccacaaCCTGCTCCACAATTGCTCCCTCGGTTTCTGGGGAGGGGGCACAGCTCACAAGTGTAGACTAACGACAAATTTCAGCTTCGGTTGTGGGATGTGGGTAAATTTCAAACTTCAGATTAATTTCAATTAACTAggaattgctgaagcctgtcccGAGGTGAAACCACAAAGCCCTGTTACTAAACAAGCGGCAGGCTCCTCACCACATCACAcgcttctctcttcctccagccGGGAGCCGCCAAGGTTAGGGAGAGCCTCCTGGTGGCCGGTCCCATTCAACAAGATGCAAAATGGTGATTCCAGGCAACAAGTTCAATGTCTTATGGGTCTTACcactactttaaatatatatatatatatttatatatatatatgtctttatatatatatttataaatatatatgtcacatatacaaatatatatatataaacatatatgtcttatatatagatatatatatgtctactttaaatatatatatatatgtctcaccactgctttaaaaaaatatatatatatatatacaaaatttatactcacacacacatatatatatatatacaaaaatatatatacatatatatatatacaaaaagaaaaagcaagggtgGAATTTCAGAGTTTTTCTCCTTAGGGCTTCTTCTTAGTGACAGCTGAACAAGACCTCTCAACTCCATCCTTTTTAAGTAACAGGCCCCAGGTAATCCTCccaaaggagaaagcatctttttctCTAGCAATGTCCATTTTAAAGCTTGAAACACTGACTGCATCAATCAGATTTGGTTTCCTaaattgaaagaagaaagaaagggaagaaggaaggatgggaggaaggcaaagaaagaaaggaggaaagaaagaaaataaaggaaaagaagcctagttttatgcattttaaatgaagAACCAAGTCCTTGATTAGCATATTTCAAGAAgccagagtcttttttttttttttcaaaatagtttgGTTCAAGGACCTTAAGGATCTGATGATTTGAGCCACTATATGAGTCTTGCTATAGTGACTCAAAACTTCTTACATTATTATAAGGTGAAGCCTAGCAGTCACGGGTGCAATAGAACTATCGCATTGCCTAGCTCTGGACTAGGGTGACCAGTTGTCCTCGTTTGCCTGGCACGAAGGATTTCCCCAGCATGCAATACAGGCAGTCCTAGAACTGGAAAGTCAGTCATCTGCTTTGGAAGCCAGGGGAGAAACAGAGTTGGGAAGTAAAGGGAGGGACAGTTAAGAAGCCTGTGGAAGGGAGGAGTTTAGGAAGATGAGCCAGATTCCTCACGAGCGTTACCAAACAGTAAGAATAATAATGATGAATAATTACACATAAGTGGCTCTCCTCGAGTAACTGACATTTGTGGCCTCGAGGGCCTTCATTGTTTTGGAGGAATGGTGTGCTAAAATATTATACAATTCTCTGCTTCGTTCAAAGAGCAGTGTGTATTATTTAACATTCTTTTGTGATTCAGGGTGCGAGGGCACTTCTTCTTGGTGGGGTGTGCGCTGAAGTCTGTCCATTGAACAGGCAGCTGCTGCTTTGGCCTTGGTGTGGTTTAGGGTCTTGCTTCTCCCTGCTGCTTTGAGGAAATCAGATAATCCATTCTACAGGTCATATGACTGAGAGTCACACGAAAGATGAGGCTCGAGCGAAGGGTTTTTGTGGTGATGGTACTAATTTTGTTTCCAGTGAGACTGCATTCTGAAGGGTCGACTCTGTTACATGGTTTGACTTCTAGAAAATTCTATTCAATTTGACCAGAAATTTATTGAGGAATTATGTTATGGTTCTGGTTACTTGAAGTGTTCGGTATGGACTTTGTCTTCAAGAGGTCATAGTTAGGAAAATGGGTGGTGCTGTTGTACACTTTCTATTAAAATTGAGTTTTATGTATAAAACCTTTCTGTCTAATAATCtgtgtctgtgttagttgctcagttgtgtccagttctttgtgatcccatggagtgcagccttccaggctcctctgtccatgggattctccaggcaagaatactggggtgggttaccatttcctgctccaggggatcttcccaaccagggatccaacctgcaacctttgtgtctcctgtatcggcaggctGACCGTTTACCACCAGCGCTACTTTCTTCCTGCTAAATGACCACTCTGACCCCAGACTCTGCTTAGATTTGGTCTGTGAAATGATCTTTGCCTTTGGGCTGGTATCTGGATTCACTCCCATATAACCAACAGATGAACGGAATCTCATACTGTGTAGCTTTATTCGgcttttgtttttcaactttttgCTAACTCACTTCTACTTCTAAAGTCCCAGGTAAACAACTTTTTATTCGATCCTGCAGACAGAGTGTATTTCAGTAAAACGCatcttgctcagttgctcagtcctgtcggattcttcgtgactccatggactgcagcacggcaggtttccctgtccgtcaccatctcccggagtttgttcaaactcatgtccactgagttggtgctgccgtccagccatctcatcctctgtcgctcccttctcctcctgccctcaatctttaggAGTTGcccttaaaatatacaaatattaggCATTAGGTACTTAGACCTGTAAAAATAGATCGTTTACCAATAGAGATATTTCAAAGGCAAGTGTAGACCCAGCCCTCGTAACATTTGGCAAAAGCACGCTCAGATGGCAACCATTCACACAAAAACTAGGGAAAGCCCATCCTACACGCCAGGGGTTTTCTTCAGGCCTGCAGTGAGCTCTTTTTGTGGCCCGAGTTCTCCTCCCTGCCTTGCCAGGCTCAACTGAAAGTCACAGTCTGCCTCACTTGGGCACACCCAGTCAATGAGACAGCTGAAGATGCCCCAGGGTTGCCATAGAAACCAAAAGAAGCATCGGAACACCTTCTCCTGCATACCCGTTAATTTCATCTGAGCGACTTTCTTCAGGAACCAAAAATAAAACGTGCACAaggatataattatataaaaagctGTGCTGGATGATAAATACAGTATGTATTTTTGCCTCAGTCTATAGCTTGCTTCTATCTATTTCGAAACATTTGAACTTTTTCAGCAGGAGTCTCTGTGTAAGGTTTAATTGAAGCGAAGCACAGATTTACTAAGATAAGGCAGTGAGCCTCGCTCAGGAAATTCTGCCTTGCCCTGGCTCCTAGCTGACATCTCAATGTAAAGACTCTTAAAACCAGGTTCACTTCCAGCATCTGCTCGTGTCGGGCCACCTCAAGCTCGCTGGAACCAGCCGACATGGCTCTGTCTTCAGTGTGCACAGTCTTAAACGATCTATAGATTCATCATCATTTTCTAGGATAGTAAAAAAGAAGTGGACAGAGAATGCCAAAATAGCAATTAGTGGAGAAGGccaacagaattcttttttttttttttttttaataaatcctgTTGCTACTTGCAATAAACAAGCTCTTCTCAGAAAGAAGAGATGGGGCATCAAAATGCAAATACCTCAATGTTCCTGTTGCAATACTCACCTGGGAGAAAGCTTTCAGAGCCTGACCCTGTTCTTTCTACCTTCTAATGGACGGATGGATCAAGCTACCGATTCTTCCTACCATCCATCCACAAGGCAGTCCTGAACCTGCATGCTGGCAGGATTTAAAAAGGACtctaggttgctatttcctgccAGTGATTTGCATGAAGCTCTGTGCAGTATAGAATttacttaaaaaggaaaatgcaaaggTCCAAGGTGTGTCTGGTAAGCAAGAGTACACCCTTATTTGTCGTCTGTACATCTGCACTGTCTGTTCTCTTGAAGGACTAACCTTTCATCGTTTTACAAGGAGAGAGGGCCCAAGATGAAGGTTTCCTTTGAGGTAAATCTTTTATATTAATAAGATATAAAAGGATTTTCCTCTTTGGAAGAGCTGGCAGCctgcaggttaaaaaaaaaaaaaaaagtgacaggcCCAGCTAGTTCTGTTTGAAAAACTAGACAGACCATGGTGTTAAAATGCTTGTGAAAATcagctgtgtgtgcatgttcagtcacttcagttgtgtttgactctttgcagccccatggactgtagcccacctggctcctctgtccacgggattcccaggcaagaatcctggagtgggttgccattctctcctccaggggctcttcccaacccagggattgaacccgcatctcttacctctcctgcactgcaggcagattcattaccaatgagccacttgggaaacccaaaCTCACATTTAAGTCcaaccaagaaagaaaagagagttcATTTGGGAAATATTGACAAGGCAGCAAGCGCCTTGAACCACGATGAGTATTGGAGAGTCAAAGGTCCTCTTTTCAAAGAGCTTTCAGTGGCCTGAAGAGAATGAGAACAATTACAGTAATCTAATTTTAGATTTCTATATCTGTGCTCTGACCTTGGCTATCAAACTAAAAGACCTCCAACACAGAGTCTGGGCCAGAAATGCAAGCACTCTGTTCTCGCTCT from Cervus canadensis isolate Bull #8, Minnesota chromosome 1, ASM1932006v1, whole genome shotgun sequence includes:
- the KCNJ2 gene encoding inward rectifier potassium channel 2 encodes the protein MGSVRTNRYSIVSSEEDGMKLATLAVANGFGNGKSKVHTRQQCRSRFVKKDGHCNVQFINVGEKGQRYLADIFTTCVDIRWRWMLVIFCLAFVLSWLFFGCVFWLIALLHGDLDASKESKACVSEVNSFTAAFLFSIETQTTIGYGFRCVTDECPVAVFMVVFQSIVGCIIDAFIIGAVMAKMAKPKKRNETLVFSHNAVIAMRDGKLCLMWRVGNLRKSHLVEAHVRAQLLKSRITSEGEYIPLDQIDINVGFDSGIDRIFLVSPITIVHEIDEDSPLYDLSKQDIDNADFEIVVILEGMVEATAMTTQCRSSYLANEILWGHRYEPVLFEEKHYYKVDYSRFHKTYEVPNTPLCSARDLAEKKYILSNANSFCYENEVALTSKEEDDSENGVPESTSTDTPPDIDLHNQASVPLEPRPLRRESEI